The Magnolia sinica isolate HGM2019 chromosome 3, MsV1, whole genome shotgun sequence genome includes the window TTATGTAAGAAATTCGTGCCTCTATATGATCGTTCCCAGTTTTGTATTGGTCGTTGAATGTGAACAGTTGCTCATTTCTTACTTTACtgcatctcagccatccatttatATGCCACTGATCTGATTCATTCCATAATCAGATGTGGTCCATGCACATAGGGCCCAGAAACCAGTAATCTTCATCATAGAAATTTAACCTTTATGATAGTGACCAACGGGAGGAGAAGTCTGCTTTCCTGACAGATAGGAATTGGGCCCGTGGGTCGTGATCCATGCCGTTAATATGACACAAATGTGAGCGGATCATGCCCGAAAGTTCTCCATGGTGGGACAATCATAAATTATTTACTGTTGGCCTTGCAAATAAACAGCTGAGATTGGATAGAGGTGGGGGCCCTCGAGATGTATTCatgatatccaagccgtccatcaaatCTCATGATCTCAAGTTATCCCTAGTCCCGGAAAAAGAATgaaacctgatccaaaactcagacaGGCCACATCACATTGAACAAGTTGAGAGTGGACGCGGAATAGGAGTTTTGTGGGCAAGGAGCCAATGCAGTCGAATCTGTTTGATCAACGGCTTAGAATTATATCAGGCACATGCATTACATTTGTATGCGTTGCTACAATTGCGCTCACCCATTCATACGAGTCAAAGATGTATCTGATCTAAAGTAGGGCTGAAAGTAGGGAAGGTCGGTCGGGTTGGCGCTCgatcctagcccaacccaaggatcttatacctcaaccctaacccaacccaacccaacccaacctcaggttgggaattctcaatccAAGCGGGCTCAGTCAGgtagatacatgctaatattttcgttattacattagtatattatattttaatacacgtcttattttttgtatttatgattttattaattatatatgtaattatttatcgtaaagaactttattttttaaacaaacaagctaaaatataggacaacaactcctttaaaagtcgtgttgcgTAGCACCTAATCTTTTTAGGAcagagaaatccagcatatcttattagcttaagTCATCAGAAataacgtggaccaatgagaaccAACGACaatggaatttcctgtgccttcaacatagacaatccacattcaattataatttataagcaaTTCACATATGTTTATCGGGtccgggttgggtcgggcaacgcAACACCTCAATCCGAACCCatcccaagttttatcaggtcggtgattgtatagcccaagcctaagactgaacccaatacatcctgccagagcccaacccaatgtctgGTTGGTCAGGGGttggttgggttgaacccgcccaactttcagccctaatctaAAGCCAATCCATCCTTTTGCTAAGTGGGCTCATGTTTTCAATGGGCCTAAAACAAATTGCAGCATACAAAACCATATAGTTCTTGCCCACTTTAGAAGATGTATGGATACATCAATCCACAGACAGAAATCGTTATTCTTAAATGCTGATTATATTCATTTTGCAGTTTGCACTGAGGTTGCTCTACGTGGCCATCGGTGTGGGATTAGGCGCTTTCGTTGGTAAGTCGACTTGTACTCTTTATCTATTCATCAAATCAGGGCAATCAACGACCATCCGGGTCAGTCCAAGCATGGCCCATTTAGTTTTTGGTTATAAAGTTTTAGACAAGGCTGGTGGGCCCAAGTCCAGTCTATAACAGAAATAAAAAGATGGAGATTTTTCCAATAAAACATTTAGTTAAATGTAGGCAAAGTCATTTGGTCCTTTTACAAATCGAGAAGGGCCAGTAGGTTTGAGGATTGAACCCAAGTTCAGCTTGGAGGCTAGTCtacactaggggtgcacacggaacCGGTGGAAGTGGTAAATCGGATCGAAATCGATCAGACCGCACGATTTGGCCTGGTTCTAAAGCGCACTGGTTCTGAAAATCAAAGGACCGGTTAGTTTGGTTCGGTTCTCGTTTGGGGCTCTATAGAATCGAACCTGGATCCGGACCCCTCAGTCAAtaagtattattttatttttttataacaaaGAAAGCAAAAAAGCCTAATCTTTCTTTATTCTCCCCCCTTTCATGGCCTCTCTCCATCTCTCACGAACTGTGCAATTGAGGTggattattaaaaaaatcaatgtcattgggttggattataaaaataaatcatgcaGTTGGACTGAATTATAAAAAGCCGAGAACCGTagaatcaaactgatttttttacCGTCCGGGTCCGATTCGGTTTTAGGGTGCAAACGGTCTGGTTTCAGTTCTAGTTTTCTTTGAACTGTTGGAAACGGTTCGGTTATGGATTCACCCTAGAACTGGactgaaccgaaccgtgtgcacccctgcATTACAGTaagccccacaaagcccctgccTAGACTGAGTCACAATCTGCTTCCCATTTTTTGAACGTATGAGCTGTGGCAGTTGGTGGGCCCATACAGTGAAGATCAGTTGACATGAAAATCAGGACGATCAATGGCACACCTCTACATTGGATCACATCATCAGGCATCCATTGAATTCGATTGTGTGACCCATCCCATAATTAGGCCTGATTTTCATGCTAGGTGATATGTGTCAGCTACTAATGTAGCATCTAGAGGTGCATTAAAGCCTACACATCAAGATCCTTAAAGTCCCTTTGTATTATCAGGTCAATGGCCAAGTCTAAGATAGTGTAATCAAGTTAATCCAATCAAAACATAGTGGGTACTCTTGGTTAGGAGACTTGATGCAATCCATCCAATATGAATATCAAATCAAGCCTATAGTTAGGTCTCAAAACATTCCTACTCTCATGTGTGAATTGAACTGAATGTTCAATGGTAGAGACCATTCTATCTTGACTTGGCATCAGTTCATATCACACAAGATGACCATAAACAAGAGCTAGGTTGCTCAAACCAATATGGATGGTCTTAGAAATTTCGGGTACTCAAGAATAATGGACCATCAACTCTCCATTAACCCATTTGGGCTATCATGTCTATTGCATTCTTCCCCAGGACCTTAACAGATTCCATAAAAGAATCCTTACAACCCATTAATACATCCAACTTTCTAATCACAATTAATAACAAAATCAAGATAGGTCACCTGTGCCTGGTTCAAGTCATCAATAAAGGTCACTAAAATCAAGTTCAAATCAACAACCAATTAATCAAGTCTGATTGAGTTTCTAGGTCACATATAAAACCAACACCTCCATTGTAATCCAAATCATATGTCAACATGGTTTCATTTAATAAATTTAGAATGACTACTTTTGAATTTATCTGTTTTTTAATCTTTGCCCATTACAACTAGTACTAAGTGGTCTCTATAGTTTAAAATAAAAGATTATTGGATGATCTTCTGCACTCATGGTTTTGCAGAGGGAGTGTGTTGGACCAGAACTGCAGAAAGACAAACTTCTCGCATGCGAATGGAATATTTACAATCCGTCCTCAGACAGGATGTAGGTTTCTTTGATACTAATGCCACTACTTCTACAACATATGATGTGGTGACTGCCATCACTGCTGATTCCCATATAATTCAAGACGTTATGAGTGACAAGGTTTGTTTTTCTTCAgaccattttctccatttcctaACTGATAATGCAAAAACaaccttttctttttcattctcacCCTCGGTGTATACACACATGTAGACACATCGACAAACACTCACAATCAATCATATATATAATTTGAATCTTGGGCTAAACTTCTATGTTACTTTTgaaccattttaaaaatggtgaTCAGTACTCAGCCTCTTTAAATATGGCACATATGTATAGCTATTccgaccatccaaattgtaggtcccattgtggatggagcatatctctaaaatcaaacTCATTAAACAATCCTAACATCTAATTGATTATCATCAAATGAATAGTTAAAACTAAAATGGTGATCATTGCAAActtgaagggaaaaaccaaatgcttaatattattttttcattGCATTTTTTCAATCATGCTCCATCTAAAGTCTGGTCAGtgatttggatgatgggaaaGTGTGAAAATGTATAAAATGTAAGGACCATTAATAGTGTTTGacaaatgatccaaattaatGTACAAGCATGGAACATTTGACCAACCTAATTTTTGAGACAAGGTATTTACTCTATTATAGGATCTGCCTGGTGAGCAGCTTGGTTCTTGCACACATGTGCCACTCTCCCATGTGTTATACACCTGACTTCACTTTGCATAAGTCACCACTTTTTGGGCTCTAATACTAAAAAGGGTTATGACGTCTCTGGTCCATTAGATGAGCTAGTAGGGACATGTCTCAACAGGACTGATCTCCCCATATACCATACTTTCCTTGCCTTATCGTCTTGGAAGTCcaaaaactcgacttgactcgatgttcGGTTAGATTAGGTTTATTTGTGAAAGTCCACTAAAATTgatttgatatttaataattagaCTACGGGTCATTTGGTAGTGTAGATTGAGTGGTATTTGATATGTGGCCGAGCGATTTCAAATACTCAGTTTTCTCGTGTTTTTTCATTTCTCCCTTTTGCTGAGATTtggattcttcttcttttttccctcaTTTTTAAAGGTAAGAGAGTCAACGTGTAACATATGTATTGCTAGGGTATTAATTCATTGTAAATGTGGGGCagtaataatatttcaaaataatcaaattatcggctacatcaatagaatgatcttagtagtccaaacattggccatgtaaatcaatggttgaaAAATGTTGGTTAGTTGCTCGGTTGTGATCCTATCTTCTAGCCTATTTgaggcttggaatttcatcattttttgccaaagtatatatttcactaggcttattacaatcattctatcaaacatcacatatgtacactattttgggatattaaagttgatttagtaactTTTCATATGTGATGTCAGACTATCGCGATtgaattcacttgtgcatccaaacatgtgTCTAAGGTTGGGCAATAACTTTTTCCATGTGAATGCAGATACCCAACTTCATCTCCAATGCCGTCATATTCATCTTCACCACAGTTGTAGCTCTTATACTGTCATGGAGGCTGGCTTTGGCCTCCCTCCCATTCTGTCTCTTCTTCATTATCCCTGGTGTGGTGTTTGGGAAGTTCATGATGGACATGGCGATGTTGATGAAGGATGCCTACGGGGTGGCAGGCGGGATTGCGGAGCAGGCGATCTCATCGATAAGGACTGTCGTGTCTTATGTCGGGGAGAGCCAGACGTTGGAGCAGTTTAGCCATGCGCTTGTGCGGAATATGGAGCTGGGGATAAAGCAAGGACTCATGAAGGGAATGGCGATCGGGAGCATTGGCATTCTGTTCGCAATGTGGTCATTCCAGAGCTGGGTTGCAAGTGTGCTGGTGACTGAGACAGGAGCTAAAGGTGGCAGCGTTTTCATTTCTGGCCTAAGTATCCTATATGGAGGATTGTGAGTTTTTTGTTTTATGAAACTCTTCTTACTACGACTAGCACTTCATACTCTGGCTATTTAATTAGTACAAGTGGGGCTtatgtttcagtgatccagaccattgctcTGTTTGTCCACACCTCGCGTGGATTTCCTGCTGCCTGAAGCTctgtggggcctgccatgatgtatatgttatatccactcgtccatctattttaccagctcattttaggaaatgagccaaaacatgaggcagatccaaagctccagtggacagcatcataggaaacagttcattgaaccttcctagggtccaccatgatgtttatatgccatccaatccattcataaggtgctccgacctagatgaagggaaaacacaaatatcagcttgatccagaacttctatggtccccaagaagtttttaatgttgggcgttcaattcccactgtttcctgtggtgtggtccacttggatctaCCTCGTGTATGGAACCATGCCtcaaaaatgatctggcaaaaaggatggatggagtggatataacagatacatcatgacGACGGTGTTGGTCTGTCCAAAAAAAGGGGCCAAACAGACCAATGATCTGAAGCATTGGCCCCACTTGCATCTGCATTTCTGTTGCTGAAAACCATTGGCATTGATGCTTTCAGGGCTGTCTTGACCGCGCTTCCAAACCTCACATACATTGCAGGGGCCACAGCCGCTGCTACTAGAATATTCAAGATGATTGATAGGCTCCCTGCTATTGATTCTGAGGACGAAAGAGGTATGGTCCTAGAAAATTTGAGAGGAGAAATTGAGTTCAGGAATGTGGAATTCACTTACCCGTCAAGACCAGATTCCTCCGTCCTACAAGGTTTGAATCTCAGAGTGATGCCCGGTAAGACAGTGGGCCTTGTCGGGGGCAGCGGTTCTGGTAAATCTACTGTAATAGCATTGCTCGAGAGATTTTACGACCCAGTGAGTGGAGACATTTACTTGGACAGGAAGAACATAAAGAGATTTCAGCTCAAGTGGTTGAGATCTCAGATGGGTCTGGTTAGTCAAGAGCCAGTCCTCTTTGCAACCTCCATAAAAGAGAATATACAGTTTGGCAATGAAGCAGCTTCAATGGAGCTGGTTGTCAGTGCGGCCAAGGCTGCTAATGCTCACGATTTCATCACGAAATTACCCGACGGATACTTCACTCATGTAAGTAGTTCAACTGCTTCATTCCCCATCTTATAAATTCTATTATCATTCACATTGAAACTTGTAGAGCATACATTCTTCTATGTATGTGCATTGTAGTATATTTGAGTAAGAGTGCATATATATTCAGTTGTATTGCTTTCACCACATACTGCACAAATAGATTCAAGGAAAGATAGGTAGAAGAAGTGATTTTTGGCACACCCGTGtgagatctgatccattcatctcatcagTTGAGGAGCCACATGACTGTGCTGTGGTTGCCTATGATAATGGTCTACATTTCAATGTAcctacacatgtggcccactcgacGAATGCATCCTCTTAATTTTTGAGCCAGAGGAAGTCCATGAGTGGCATTGAACCACACAGGTGTGCCATGAATCAGCTCTTCAATCTTTCCTTGCTTGAATTTCTACATGATTATTCCCAGAGGTTATGCTTTCTGTCTTTTGTTGAAGATTTCACAAATCATCTTTTGTCCCTCGATCAGGTGGGCCAATTTGGAGTTCAGATGTCAGGAGGGCAAAAGCAGAGGATCGCCATTGCAAGGGCATTACTTAAAGACCCAAGAATACTATTGCTCGACGAAGCAACCAGCGCACTTGATGCACAATCCGAAAGAGTGGTACAGGATGCATTGGACCAGGCCTCAATAGGAAGAACAACAATAATCATTGCACATCGGCTCGCCACTCTCCGTAAAGCTGATACTATAGCAGTAGTTCAATCTGGGAAGGTGATCGAGTCAGGTTCACATGATCAGCTCATGCGAATGAACAATGGAGGAGGTGGGGAGTATGCAAAGATGGTCCAAATGCAGCAATCAACAATGAAAAGCGAAGCATACAAGCCTTCTCCAATGCATGACAGGAACAAGTACAGGAATATGTATATGAAGAGCCCAATGAGTGTGAGATCGAGCAATCATACAAGCCCAGCAGTGTCGTTCGTCCATATGGGTAGCCCAGCTCTGTCTTTCGTCCAAGCAAGCACTCCGATCATATCATCGTACGTCCGTGATCAGCACTTGAGTGATCTGAAAGAAGCAGTGTCTAAgaattcttcttctccttctcaatGGCGCCTGCTTCGAATGAATGCGCCAGAGTGGAAAACAGCATTGCTTGGGTGCCTTGGCGCCATTGCCTTTGGCGCAGCTCAGCCAGTGCATTTCTACTGCATTGGGTCGATTCTCTCAGTTTATTTTCTGGATGATAACAAACGCATCAAATCCCAGACCAGATTGTACTGCTACTTATTTTTAGGCATAGGCCTGTTCTGTGTGGTGGCCAATGTCATCCAGCATTACTATTTCGCGATCATGGGAGAGGGGCTGACCAAGAGGGTGAGGGAGAAGATGCTCGAGAAGCTGCTCACCTTTGAGATTGGATGGTTCGATCGAGAAGAAAACACTAGTGCAGCCATCTGTGCACGATTAGCTGCCGAGGCCAACATGGTACGGTCCCTCGTCGGTGATCGCATCTCTTTGCTTCTTCAGGTCACTGCAACAGCCACCTTATCATTCACGTTAGGCATAGTGGTCACATGGAGACTAGGGGCAGTGATGATCGCGATGCAGCCATTGATCATAGGCTGCTTCTATTCAAGGAGTGTCCTGATGCAGAAAATGTCCGAAAGAGCACAAAAGGCGCAGAATGAAGGCAGCCAAATAGCAAGCGAGGCCGTGGTGAACCACAGGACGATCACCGCATTCTCTTCTCAGGGAAGGGTGATGGGCCTCTATGAAAATGCGCTGGAAGGCCCGCGGAAGGAAAACATCAAACAGTCGTGGTTGGCGGGCCTTGGTCTGTTTGTGTCCCAGTTTGCTACTACAGCCAGTGTAGCATTGGCCTATTGGTATGGTGGGAAGCTAATGATTCAAGGAAAGATAACACCCAAACACTTGTTTCAGGCTTTCTTCATCTTGGTCAGCACAGGGAAAGTGATTGCCGACGCGGGGACCATGACATCCGATCTGTCCAAGGGTAGTGGGGCCATTAGATCagtgtttgaagttttagataggAAGAGTGAAATTGAACCCAATGACCCACAAGGACTGAAGATCAAGAAGATGATCAAGGGCCATGTTGAGCTGAAAAACGTGCATTTTGCTTATCCATCAAGGCCTGATCAGATGATATTCAGGGGCCTCAGTTGCAAGATTGAAGCTGGGAAACAAGTAGCATTGGTTGGTCAGAGTGGGTCTGGTAAGTCGACGATCATTGGCCTGATTGAGAGATTCTATGACCCACTAAAGGGGTCAGTGGAGATCGATGGGCAGGACATCAAGAGCTATAATCTGAGAAGTCTAAGGATGCACATCGCATTGGTTAGTCAGGAGCCTACTCTTTTCGCAGGGACTATCCGTGAGAACATCGCGTATGGAAGAGAGAATGCTACAGAATCTGAGATAATGGAAGCTGCTGTTCGTGCCAACGCTCATGATTTCATCAGGTACATTTCAATCAATCCAGAGAGAAACGCATGATACACTTCCATTTTCTTGTTAGAAGTTTCTCCTTTTACACTGATTCTGATCAGGAAGGGATTTCATCAATCAATAAGTGGAATGTTCAAGGTGCCACGGCAAAATCCAGACGGTCCATATAATTAGCCCCTACCATGAATGGCCTTGACTTGACAATCACACCAAATAGAGAATCCTATAGATGATTTTCCTTAGCTAGGATCATCTATTCGACATGATTTTCAACTCCAGGCCATTTATGTACAAGACCCACAAGATGAAATTGATCAGATCAACTTCATAAATAGCAATGCATTAGATATTAAGCAACAGGCATCCCTTCCTGATCCAGATCAACAGATTGGAGTTGGTGGTTAGAGAATCATCATGATTGTAATTTGTTCATGACCATGGTTTTGTGTTCTTGGTCAATGCTGGTTGCAGCTCCATGAAGGATGGTTATGAAACATACTGTGGAGAGAGAGGGACCCAGCTATCTGGCGGTCAGAAGCAAAGGATCGCTCTAGCCCGAGCAATACTAAAGAACCCTGCAATCCTGCTCTTGGACGAGGCAACCAGCGCATTGGATACAGTATCTGAGAGCTTAGTTCAAGGAGCACTGGATAGGATGATGGTGGGTAGAACATGTGTGATTGTGGCCCACCGCCTATCCACAATCCAGAAGTCAGAATCTATAGCAGTGATAAAGAATGGGAAGATTGTGGAACAAGGTTCCCATTCCAAGCTACTTGCTAAAGGACCGGGTGGCGCTTACTTTGCTCTGATCAAGCTCCAGAAAGACAACAACAAAGCTTAGAATGGAATTTGAATTGAGATGAAAGCATCACTACCAACATGATCCTTGTTTTTAAATGTGAGAGCAATACTAAGATACttcaatttatttattataagaGAAGAATGCGTGAATGTCAAAAGCGCAAAATGGTGCTTCATCCCAGCTTAATCCAGTAGGCCTTCTAATTTTGAAGTTTGCTATTTCGATTTTGAAATTCTAAGCTCTAAATGTTGGGTTTGAATGTGCATGGGATTTGGATTGTTGAACCTGTGATTTTGTAGACAGGGGAAGGGCCATTAGATCGACCAaatgggtattttttttttccaccaagAACCACCCttgatgaggcccacatgatgaacaattcTGATAACTGTGGCCGAGATGCAGTAAGCTACActattggaaaaagaaaaaaaagaaaaagaaaaagagtaccACTAATGATTCATAGCTTAGAAACCCCAAAATATGACTCAATATTCATGCGAGTAGGGTCGAATCTGATACCGGACACGATAGTtaagaaatagaaattaatttcttttttttggaaCGGTATAAATATTGAATGGTAAagtgatgtagagtaggtcgcagacactttcatgtctaagaaggactagagaaggcctgatcagaggcgGAAGTAATCATGACCatcggaaccttaaaacagatATATcttacaaaccggaatgagttattcgacataccatatatgattttggggtaggagaagctattttagccaaccatccgactatgccaggttgcccatgctagatttgcaagattccatcagattgacaaTCGAAAATCTTTTTTAagttcgtttttactatttatagtaaattttagttcgatcataactcttgatcctttgagttttatgcattgtgcccaatatgaaaaggcgtaggaaaattaggagaataatgtgattaggccaaataagacactatttttggctgaaaactatgaagtctagtagaaatcatggccCTTAAGTCACgtttttttagggagtttgagttgttagtgcacttatttgcacacatgtttgtcaatcacatgactagttgtgtcaagtactCAGATGAgctcttggcaaatgaagactgGAAACGCAACTGGATCAaaagcatcaaagccacattgaagacaaagcACCGCTTCTACGATCTTTACCTtgtaaatagatgatcccaaccaaataggaaaacctacttaggtcatctattcaaagccagttccgagttcatattttctatcctttAGTCTTGCCTTTAGAAAGTCccaagttgatgaatgattaaatggacaaacaagaaaatctatccATTTTCGGTAGAAAGAAGGTGCCATCAAATAGCACATTCGGTATTACTGAAGATACCTCTGATGTTACCGAAGGggctcaaaacagtccagcaagattACAACAATAATTCGGTGTCAACGACTGGATATTTCGTTGACACCGATCGCCACCGACGAACAAACTTCAGTGCCACCGAAAAGGACCtttttgtaagtgttatggtctcatgctcctttggttgtcaaattctgttgtaccaaaacct containing:
- the LOC131239809 gene encoding ABC transporter B family member 15-like; amino-acid sequence: MEKAESGSVFQLFRFADRMDKWLMLVGTVGCIGDGLMTPLTLWVMSTIINSYGAVDVSFNYDVVNRFALRLLYVAIGVGLGAFVEGVCWTRTAERQTSRMRMEYLQSVLRQDVGFFDTNATTSTTYDVVTAITADSHIIQDVMSDKIPNFISNAVIFIFTTVVALILSWRLALASLPFCLFFIIPGVVFGKFMMDMAMLMKDAYGVAGGIAEQAISSIRTVVSYVGESQTLEQFSHALVRNMELGIKQGLMKGMAIGSIGILFAMWSFQSWVASVLVTETGAKGGSVFISGLSILYGGLAVLTALPNLTYIAGATAAATRIFKMIDRLPAIDSEDERGMVLENLRGEIEFRNVEFTYPSRPDSSVLQGLNLRVMPGKTVGLVGGSGSGKSTVIALLERFYDPVSGDIYLDRKNIKRFQLKWLRSQMGLVSQEPVLFATSIKENIQFGNEAASMELVVSAAKAANAHDFITKLPDGYFTHVGQFGVQMSGGQKQRIAIARALLKDPRILLLDEATSALDAQSERVVQDALDQASIGRTTIIIAHRLATLRKADTIAVVQSGKVIESGSHDQLMRMNNGGGGEYAKMVQMQQSTMKSEAYKPSPMHDRNKYRNMYMKSPMSVRSSNHTSPAVSFVHMGSPALSFVQASTPIISSYVRDQHLSDLKEAVSKNSSSPSQWRLLRMNAPEWKTALLGCLGAIAFGAAQPVHFYCIGSILSVYFLDDNKRIKSQTRLYCYLFLGIGLFCVVANVIQHYYFAIMGEGLTKRVREKMLEKLLTFEIGWFDREENTSAAICARLAAEANMVRSLVGDRISLLLQVTATATLSFTLGIVVTWRLGAVMIAMQPLIIGCFYSRSVLMQKMSERAQKAQNEGSQIASEAVVNHRTITAFSSQGRVMGLYENALEGPRKENIKQSWLAGLGLFVSQFATTASVALAYWYGGKLMIQGKITPKHLFQAFFILVSTGKVIADAGTMTSDLSKGSGAIRSVFEVLDRKSEIEPNDPQGLKIKKMIKGHVELKNVHFAYPSRPDQMIFRGLSCKIEAGKQVALVGQSGSGKSTIIGLIERFYDPLKGSVEIDGQDIKSYNLRSLRMHIALVSQEPTLFAGTIRENIAYGRENATESEIMEAAVRANAHDFISSMKDGYETYCGERGTQLSGGQKQRIALARAILKNPAILLLDEATSALDTVSESLVQGALDRMMVGRTCVIVAHRLSTIQKSESIAVIKNGKIVEQGSHSKLLAKGPGGAYFALIKLQKDNNKA